One Enterobacter asburiae genomic window, TGGCGGAGATCCGTTCCCTGAAGTTTACCGAAGGCTTCGAGATTGAAAACGGCAAGAAGGTGCAGGTCTATCCGGGACGTTTCCCGATGGGCAAATCTGACTTCCGAATTCATACCTTCCAGGAAGAGATTGAGTTTGTTCAGGGGCTGAACCACTCCACCGGTAAAAACATCGGTATTTACCCGGAGATCAAAGCGCCGTGGTTCCACCATCAGGAAGGAAAAGACATTGCCGCAAAGACGCTGGAGGTGCTGAAACAGTACGGCTACACCAGCAAGAAGGACAAAGTCTACCTGCAGTGTTTTGACGCCGCCGAGCTGAAGCGCATCAAAACCGAGCTGGAGCCGAAGATGGGCATGAACCTCAATCTGGTGCAGCTGATCGCCTATACCGACTGGAATGAAACCCAGGAGAAGCAGCCGGACGGGAAGTGGGTGAACTACAGCTACGACTGGATGTTTAAGCCGGGCGCGATGAAGCAGATTGCGCAGTACGCCGACGGCATCGGGCCGGATTACCACATGCTGGTGGCGGAAAGCTCAGCGCCGGGCCATGTGAAGCTGACGGCGATGGTGAAAGAGGCGCACGCCAGCAAGATGCAGGTGCATCCGTATACCGTGCGTGCAGACCAGCTGCCGCCGTATGCCACGGACGTGAATCAGCTTTATGAGGTGTTGTATAACCAGGCGGGCGTTGACGGACTGTTTACGGATTTCCCGGATAAAGCGGTAAGCTTTTTGAAGGATTAACGCTGAAATTGCCGGGTGGCGGCTGCGCCTTACCCGGCCTACGAACTGCGGTTTTGTAGGTCGGGTAAGCGAAGCGCCACCCGACACAATCACATCTCGATCTCTATATCGCCTTTTGCCCGGCAGCAGCAGGGCAAAATTTCCCCTTCGTTGATAAAGGCCAGCGGCTCGGTCAGCCAGTCCACCTGGCCGGCGACCAGACGGCAGCGGCAGGAGCCGCAGTAGCCGGAACGACACTGGTACTCTACTTCTACCTGATGCGCCTCAAGCGCCACCAGCAGAGAAGGGTGCTCCTCCCGACACAGTACCTCAGTGCCGGAAAGGCTTAACGTGACGCGTGACATCAGAGCTGGAAGTTGCTCAGGTCGTCGGTGTTGACTTCAGAATCAATCTGACCGACCAGATAAGAGCTCACTTCCACTTCCTGCGGCGCAACCTGCACGTTATCGGACACCAGCCAGGTGTTGATCCACGGGATTGGGTTAGAGCGCGTCTGGAACGGCAGGTCGAGACCGACGGCCTGCATGCGGATGTTGGTGATGTACTCAACGTACTGGCACAGGATGTCTTTGTTCAGGCCAATCATGGAGCCGTCGCGGAACAGGTAGTCTGCCCACTCTTTCTCCTGCTGGGCCGCCAGCACGAACAGGTCGTAGCACTCCTGCTTGCACTCTTCGGCGATTTCCGCCATCTCCGGGTCGTCCGTACCGCTGCGCAGCAGGTTCAGCATGTGCTGGGTGCCGGTCAGGTGCAGGGCTTCATCGCGGGCAATCAGACGGATGATTTTGGCGTTGCCTTCCATCAGCTTGCGCTCGGCAAAGGCGAAGGAGCAGGCGAAGCTCACGTAGAAGCGGATCGCTTCCAGCGCGTTGACGCTCATCAGGCACAGGTACAGCTGCTTTTTCAGCGCGCGCAGGTTCACGGTAACGGTTTTACCGTTCACGTTGTGGGTGCCTTCGCCCAGCAGATGCCAGTAGCTGGTCATCTGGATCAGCTCGTCGTAGTAGTGGGCGATGCCTTCCGCGCGCTTCTGGATCTGCTCGTTGGTAACGATATCGTCAAACACCACCGCCGGATCGTTCACGATGTTGCGGATGATGTGGGTGTAAGAGCGGGAGTGGATCGTCTCGGAGAACGCCCAGGTTTCCACCCAGGTTTCCAGCTCAGGAATCGAGATCAGCGGCAGCAGCGCCACGTTCGGGCTACGACCCTGAATGGAGTCCAGCA contains:
- the glpQ gene encoding glycerophosphodiester phosphodiesterase → MKLSYVTTGLLLAGLMTGSALAADKIVIAHRGASGYLPEHTLPAKAMAYAQGADYLEQDLVMTKDDQLVVLHDHYLDRVTDVAERFPDRARKDGRYYAIDFTLAEIRSLKFTEGFEIENGKKVQVYPGRFPMGKSDFRIHTFQEEIEFVQGLNHSTGKNIGIYPEIKAPWFHHQEGKDIAAKTLEVLKQYGYTSKKDKVYLQCFDAAELKRIKTELEPKMGMNLNLVQLIAYTDWNETQEKQPDGKWVNYSYDWMFKPGAMKQIAQYADGIGPDYHMLVAESSAPGHVKLTAMVKEAHASKMQVHPYTVRADQLPPYATDVNQLYEVLYNQAGVDGLFTDFPDKAVSFLKD
- the yfaE gene encoding class I ribonucleotide reductase maintenance protein YfaE, giving the protein MSRVTLSLSGTEVLCREEHPSLLVALEAHQVEVEYQCRSGYCGSCRCRLVAGQVDWLTEPLAFINEGEILPCCCRAKGDIEIEM
- the nrdB gene encoding class Ia ribonucleoside-diphosphate reductase subunit beta translates to MAYTTFSQTKNDQLKEPMFFGQPVNVARYDQQKYDIFEKLIEKQLSFFWRPEEVDVSRDRIDYQSLPDHEKHIFISNLKYQTLLDSIQGRSPNVALLPLISIPELETWVETWAFSETIHSRSYTHIIRNIVNDPAVVFDDIVTNEQIQKRAEGIAHYYDELIQMTSYWHLLGEGTHNVNGKTVTVNLRALKKQLYLCLMSVNALEAIRFYVSFACSFAFAERKLMEGNAKIIRLIARDEALHLTGTQHMLNLLRSGTDDPEMAEIAEECKQECYDLFVLAAQQEKEWADYLFRDGSMIGLNKDILCQYVEYITNIRMQAVGLDLPFQTRSNPIPWINTWLVSDNVQVAPQEVEVSSYLVGQIDSEVNTDDLSNFQL